A DNA window from Lachancea thermotolerans CBS 6340 chromosome G complete sequence contains the following coding sequences:
- the PPR1 gene encoding Ppr1p (similar to uniprot|P07272 Saccharomyces cerevisiae YLR014C PPR1 Zinc finger transcription factor containing a Zn(2)-Cys(6) binuclear cluster domain positively regulates transcription of genes involved in uracil biosynthesis activity may be modulated by interaction with Tup1p) codes for MSTARKRRGSAANAEESVDRKRRPTSAIMGISRSIAACKRCRVRKVKCDQKFPSCSRCVTANEPCVSVDPATGRDVPRSYVIFLEDRLEALTKRLREYGVDAAEVQGNIPATSDDCPCDVNVFEEKVRAEHQVPRDNAMAGYIINNGTSIQTGVASRDQSDIKTVSELQESAKSLDSLGAMKLSKKNGKLSLGAASNSYLGDSSGIPFAKLILTAINFAPEAVEETSEEPVSATDQREGPLNVSYLPTKEEAESLVSQYFTYCNSQLPILHRESFLKRVFEPIYGPLNEGVSLSSDNTIINGNFKLPQDKADSEQSGEIWYKPSLSQQEVENSEQIPPKYHIPLFFLNMALAIGDSARILETDEARSVAFKDRASEFKEALFRSNDRMEALAGTLLIAKYSIMRPNVPGVWYTMGSALRLAVDLGLHAEKLNKNYDPFTRDLRRRLFWCTYSLDRQICAFFGRPFGIPDDNISTEFPSSLDDALITNTADNIEDYSLVKSSMASYKCISLAFFRIRKIQAQIVQELYAHRTSLPDGFESLDEWRELMNEELDEWYEKRVPKTHRKMNCHFPTELFQLELCHSKVMLYGLCPKAMTLNERGYEMVYRNTKSVIAIYYRLCHDGNIMHTWVTVHNLFMAGMTFLYVLHNARFDLRESLQKSQKTCSTLIYVLEQLTKECEAARKGARIFKVLSAAVFKLRSEPSEGAAPAEDTPALGGEASPGAEDKGGGDGPENEHPLDSEVYSGRTAEAGEKQEELELELDEEAHTSRLGAAARGLSVPDLDASALNQFFIELDKLSPFSDLSNGHASAGVSAGTAVLGEHSESSESSEPAAPQVRPPASSRDGQRVYDMMNQFSTETIWDQVFSK; via the coding sequence ATGAGCAccgcaagaaaaagaaggggCAGCGCTGCCaatgctgaagaaagtgtAGACAGGAAGAGGAGGCCTACATCTGCAATTATGGGGATATCAAGGTCGATTGCCGCGTGCAAGCGGTGCAGGGTGAGGAAGGTGAAGTGCGACCAAAAGTTTCCAAGTTGTTCGAGATGTGTGACGGCCAACGAGCCCTGTGTATCTGTAGACCCTGCAACCGGGCGAGACGTTCCGCGGTCCTATGTCATCTTTCTTGAGGATAGACTTGAAGCCTTGACAAAACGACTTCGAGAGTACGGTGTGGACGCAGCGGAGGTGCAAGGAAACATCCCTGCTACCAGCGACGACTGCCCTTGCGATGTCAATGTCTTCGAAGAAAAGGTCCGGGCGGAACACCAGGTGCCGCGCGATAACGCCATGGCGGGGTATATCATTAATAATGGCACATCAATACAGACCGGGGTAGCGTCTCGGGACCAGAGCGATATAAAGACGGTTTCTGAGCTGCAGGAGTCTGCTAAGAGCCTCGATAGCCTCGGGGCAATGaaactctcaaagaagaacggGAAACTGTCGCTGGGCGCAGCATCCAACTCTTATCTGGGCGACTCATCCGGTATCCCTTTTGCCAAGCTCATTCTTACGGCTATCAACTTCGCGCCCGAAGCAGTAGAAGAAACATCCGAAGAACCGGTCTCGGCAACGGATCAGAGAGAAGGACCTCTGAACGTGTCATATCTTCcgacaaaagaagaagcagagtCGCTGGTGTCACAGTATTTCACGTACTGTAACTCGCAGCTGCCTATCTTGCACCGCGagtccttcttgaaaagagtCTTCGAGCCGATATACGGGCCTTTGAACGAGGGTGTCTCGCTGAGCTCCGACAACACCATCATCAACGGGAATTTCAAACTCCCACAGGATAAAGCCGACTCCGAGCAATCGGGGGAAATCTGGTACAAGCCTTCTTTGTCGCAGCAAGAGGTTGAGAATTCGGAGCAGATTCCACCAAAGTACCACATCCCGCTCTTTTTTCTAAACATGGCCCTAGCGATAGGCGACTCGGCGAGGATACTTGAAACAGATGAAGCGAGGTCTGTTGCGTTCAAAGATAGGGCATCcgagttcaaagaagcacttTTCCGGTCCAATGACCGGATGGAAGCTCTTGCCGGTACGCTATTAATCGCCAAGTATTCGATTATGAGGCCAAACGTTCCCGGAGTGTGGTACACAATGGGGTCTGCACTGAGGCTGGCAGTTGACCTGGGACTGCACGCTGAGAAACTGAATAAAAACTACGACCCATTCACGAGAGACCTTCGACGGCGCTTATTCTGGTGCACCTACTCGCTGGACCGGCAAATATGTGCCTTTTTCGGACGTCCGTTTGGGATTCCGGATGACAATATTTCCACTGAGTTTCCCAGCTCGCTGGACGACGCGCTGATCACAAACACAGCTGACAACATTGAAGACTATTCCCTGGTGAAAAGCTCCATGGCGTCCTACAAGTGCATATCATTGGCTTTTTTCAGAATACGAAAAATCCAGGCTCAGATTGTGCAGGAGCTCTACGCACATCGGACGTCACTGCCGGATGGGTTCGAAAGCCTTGACGAGTGGCGTGAGCTCATGAACGAAGAACTCGACGAATGGTATGAGAAGAGAGTTCCCAAGACACATCGCAAGATGAACTGCCACTTCCCGACCGAGCTATTTCAGCTAGAGCTGTGCCACTCGAAGGTCATGTTATATGGGCTATGCCCCAAGGCTATGACGCTAAACGAGCGTGGCTACGAGATGGTGTATCGCAACACCAAGAGCGTCATTGCGATATATTATCGGCTCTGCCACGACGGCAACATTATGCACACATGGGTCACAGTACACAATTTGTTCATGGCGGGAATGACGTTTCTCTATGTGCTCCACAACGCTAGGTTCGATCTTCGCGAAAGCCTGCAGAAGAGCCAGAAAACTTGCTCGACGCTGATCTACGTGCTGGAGCAGTTGACAAAGGAATGCGAAGCGGCCCGTAAGGGCGCGCGCATTTTCAAGGTGCTATCTGCAGCGGTTTTCAAGCTGCGAAGCGAGCCGAGCGAGGGCGCAGCGCCGGCTGAGGACACGCCGGCACTCGGCGGTGAGGCGTCCCCCGGCGCGGAAGACAAGGGGGGCGGTGACGGGCCTGAAAATGAGCATCCTCTGGATAGCGAAGTATACAGCGGCCGCACCGCCGAAGCCGGCGAAAAAcaggaagagctggagctagaacttgatgaagaggccCACACGAGCCGGCTAggcgccgcggcgcgcggtCTGTCGGTCCCCGATCTGGACGCGAGCGCTCTGAACCAGTTTTTTATCGAGCTGGACAAGCTGTCGCCGTTTTCGGACCTAAGCAACGGGCACGCTAGCGCAGGCGTGAGCGCAGGCACAGCAGTGCTCGGTGAACACAGCGAGTCCAGTGAATCCAGCGAGCCAGCCGCGCCGCAGGTGCGGCCGCCGGCGAGCTCGAGGGACGGGCAGCGCGTCTACGACATGATGAATCAGTTCAGCACCGAGACCATATGGGACCAGGTATTTAGCAAGTAG
- the NUP1 gene encoding FG-nucleoporin NUP1 (weakly similar to uniprot|P20676 Saccharomyces cerevisiae YOR098C NUP1 Nuclear pore complex (NPC) subunit involved in protein import/export and in export of RNAs possible karyopherin release factor that accelerates release of karyopherin-cargo complexes after transport across NPC potential Cdc28p substrate) translates to MSSAVSRRANKRSISSTIVNFFKKENSPEFRESSPIDGPDSTTAGFKEGRTPEPPVPDLILYETDYNTRPPLLPILPVQRLKILRHKQYLRRLNDNRLLETFTAPASNEMSGDFDSSHLVTLRSLKRRANGRPTSKKVPPKSVLGKRWCGDLQYDVAEYDVAKKPKISKPSAGTDPTAALESPRLSSAVLKKSTLEQNSSSSDGLTNTEAKLLNGNALTDLASSKITKKIKKGFTVDDQDDKPKKLLALPSSGFDFLKSNAESSKNQDSERPAEAGNFGKKLLPSSAEATDSPALAKVPSLFDKGKSLEGASQNAAKAEKPETPKPSFSIGKADGTSKPSFSFGKTDDTLKEGKPLFSFKRPTTSDQDENPAASSHATKSQKPSFSFSQSVGASGASQAAPKPAKPAFSFGKPAESQPQSMETQTENATGAADAQVSFNNKPKSNAGFTFGSVTTNAANSGLASSENDPQQSGEKQTEGARNVPSFSFGKAGKPAAEVQAQSSSFKFNTTEPASSGTEKKAAPAFSFSNPATEAKAATPVFSFGTSKTSNEPNTNVGKAKSPSLTPSDSASIGSKRSFTFGVTPDQPSSQTANAPLSTQSNSKTPAAPSKPFTFGATSEKKDSTPPAFSFNTAGQPDGQSAASAASSTGSGFKFDTSGLKVNEPRDAKSSFTFGSNSAAPKPAFNLGSSTHSFNAPQPQQPNSAFTFNNPSSAQQPLQQPQPNGIGFPSASTTSNNSPAFGNTTNQQLAFNFGTGNATASSTPPPFGSASAPAFTPNPQSRPFSPSHTVNLNFGGVGSQPPSTIFGGAANQNPAQVFGAQPNGSHPFPGMSQAPSQIFGGSSTSSIPQPQNQQTPMLNLPPGRKLARMRARRT, encoded by the coding sequence ATGTCCAGCGCGGTGTCACGTCGCGCAAACAAGCGATCGATCTCTTCGACCATagtcaacttcttcaagaaggaaaacTCGCCTGAATTTCGCGAATCTAGTCCTATCGATGGGCCTGATTCGACTACTGCCGGTTTTAAAGAAGGAAGAACCCCAGAACCCCCGGTCCCAGACTTGATTTTGTACGAAACAGACTACAATACTAGACCTCCGTTGCTGCCTATCCTCCCTGTCCAGAGACTAAAAATCCTGCGCCACAAGCAATACTTACGCCGTCTCAATGACAACCGCCTACTAGAGACATTTACGGCCCCCGCTTCCAACGAAATGTCCGGGGACTTTGACAGCAGCCACCTCGTCACACTGCGTTCACTCAAAAGACGCGCTAACGGAAGGCCGACGTCTAAGAAAGTCCCACCGAAATCTGTTTTAGGGAAGCGGTGGTGTGGGGACCTTCAATATGATGTTGCCGAGTACGATGTTGCCAAAAAACCGAAGATTTCCAAACCAAGTGCTGGCACGGACCCAACTGCTGCACTGGAATCGCCACGTCTCTCCTCCGCGgtcctcaagaaaagcacCTTGGAGCAAAACAGTTCTTCCTCTGATGGATTGACTAACACAGAagccaaacttttgaacgGCAACGCCCTCACGGACCTTGCGTCGAGCAAAATcaccaaaaaaattaaAAAGGGCTTTACGGTTGATGATCAAGATGACAAGCCTAAAAAATTACTAGCTTTGCCAAGTTCAGGTTttgacttcttgaagagcaatGCTGAGAGCAGTAAAAACCAAGATTCTGAACGTCCTGCTGAAGCCGGTaattttggaaagaagctcCTTCCTAGTAGCGCTGAGGCAACTGACAGCCCAGCCCTTGCGAAAGTGCCGTCATTATTTGACAAAGGAAAATCATTGGAGGGCGCTAGTCAAAACGCGGCTaaagctgaaaaacctgAGACCCCCAAACCATCCTTTTCGATCGGCAAAGCTGATGGCACTAGCAAACCatcattttcttttggTAAAACTGATGACACGCTAAAGGAGGGCAAACCTCtattttctttcaagaggcCAACGACCTCTGATCAGGATGAGAACCCCGCTGCAAGCTCACACGCAACAAAGTCACAAAAGCCAAGTTTTTCGTTCAGCCAGAGTGTTGGAGCTTCAGGTGCATCCCAGGCGGCACCCAAACCTGCGAAGCCCGCCTTTTCATTCGGAAAGCCGGCTGAAAGTCAGCCACAGTCTATGGAAACCCAAACTGAAAATGCTACTGGGGCGGCGGATGCCCAAGTTTCTTTCAATAATAAGCCAAAGTCAAATGCAGGATTCACGTTTGGGTCCGTAACTACAAATGCTGCAAACTCTGGTCTTGCTTCGTCTGAGAATGACCCACAGCAGAGTGGTGAGAAACAAACCGAGGGCGCAAGGAACGTTCCCTCGTTTTCATTTGGGAAAGCTGGAAAGCCTGCGGCTGAAGTACAAGCTCAAAGCTCctccttcaagttcaataCAACAGAACCAGCAAGCTCTGGAACTGAGAAAAAAGCTGCCCCCGCTTTTTCGTTCAGCAATCCAGCCACTGAGGCAAAAGCCGCGACACCTGTTTTTTCATTTGGtacttccaaaacttcCAATGAGCCCAACACAAATGTAGGAAAGGCCAAGTCTCCATCGCTGACTCCTTCTGACTCTGCGTCAATTGGTTCAAAGCGATCATTCACTTTCGGCGTTACCCCAGATCAGCCTTCTAGCCAAACTGCTAACGCTCCCCTGTCTACGCAGTCTAACTCTAAGACACCCGCCGCACCAAGCAAGCCTTTCACATTCGGAGCGACCTCGGAAAAAAAAGATTCTACTCCTCCAGCATTTTCATTCAACACGGCTGGTCAACCTGATGGCCAATCCGCAGCTTccgcagcttcttcaactgggTCTGGGTTCAAGTTCGACACCAGTGGACTCAAAGTTAACGAACCCAGAGATGCCAAGTCATCATTCACTTTTGGATCCAATAGTGCCGCTCCAAAGCCCGCATTTAACTTGGGATCCTCTACGCACTCATTCAATGCCCCCCAACCTCAGCAACCAAACTCGGCGTTTACGTTCAACAACCCATCTTCTGCTCAACAACCACTTCAACAGCCTCAGCCCAACGGCATAGGCTTTCCCtcagcttcaacaacaagcaATAATTCACCTGCATTTGGAAACACTACCAACCAACAACTTGCATTTAACTTTGGCACTGGAAATGCTACAGCGTCATCAACACCACCCCCTTTCGGATCCGCATCAGCACCTGCCTTTACACCTAATCCACAAAGCAGGCCTTTTAGCCCATCACACACTGTAAATCTGAATTTTGGGGGTGTTGGATCTCAACCTCCTAGTACTATCTTTGGCGGAGCTGCTAACCAAAATCCAGCACAAGTATTTGGAGCACAGCCAAACGGTAGTCATCCATTTCCAGGAATGTCTCAAGCACCATCTCAAATATTCGGAGGTTCCAGCACCAGTTCTATACCTCAACCACAAAATCAACAGACGCCTATGTTGAATTTACCCCCTGGCAGGAAACTCGCAAGAATGAGAGCAAGGAGGACTTAA
- a CDS encoding alpha-mannosyltransferase (weakly similar to uniprot|P39106 Saccharomyces cerevisiae YER001W MNN1 Alpha-1 3-mannosyltransferase integral membrane glycoprotein of the Golgi complex required for addition of alpha1 3-mannose linkages to N-linked and O-linked oligosaccharides one of five S. cerevisiae proteins of the MNN1 family), protein MRIFTRKLLKVGAAAVCVICLLYAYQSSLHNHVSKSLTEDIAAHLVKDKEPFSSPSEICSQYFRKLYELEPNWWNSYSEGWQLAATDYETENLRLIMERLRTYEKCLEIGALPSNIQDIDKRMFPFIRLEQSPIFESSDLKKAYQNGQFPSMSNGAISKYRYNPQQSWLANWNRTSQETSGPTRGIVLSFPDAHASLVVRLLKVLEHQGNRLPIQIIHKGDLSDYSRSLISRSLPPNQRLWFVNVKPMLDPHFIDDFSLYRNKWLAMIFNTFSTPIFIDADAVSVQPVEDYLQSEAYVESGTIFFRDRAFAHKFDYEYCVPLLKALQPSRLETLYFGQRRLIDEQLMMSDSTSLEQRIVQSFFVGGQRHQMDSGLLAVDKSKHLMPLMAGVFLNLAPKLSKCTHGDKETFWLAFLLTNHAYRFHPEEASAIGEDDGSGEVCSVQLGHTSSHGTLLWFNSGFRVCKFADAIDTDWEGYPKEYLHETFASIQEAREYYESMTNIKAAVLPDISVNPWTGGFADLCIGYRYCARVSPGSGQLINFNAEEQKKMREIGNAWMSATEAELNFRA, encoded by the coding sequence ATGAGGATCTTCACCAGGAAACTTCTGAAGGttggcgctgctgctgtaTGCGTCATTTGCCTGCTGTATGCGTATCAGTCAAGCTTACATAATCATGTTTCGAAAAGCTTAACTGAAGACATCGCGGCCCATCTTgtcaaggacaaggagCCATTCTCCTCTCCCAGTGAGATTTGTAGCCAGTACTTCCGAAAACTCTACGAACTCGAGCCTAATTGGTGGAACAGCTATTCTGAGGGTTGGCAATTGGCGGCTACGGACTACGAAACAGAAAACTTAAGACTGATTATGGAACGCCTCCGAACTTATGAAAAATGTCTTGAAATTGGGGCTCTTCCCTCTAATATTCAGGATATTGATAAGCGCATGTTCCCCTTTATAAGGTTAGAACAATCGCCAATCTTTGAGAGCAGTGACCTAAAAAAAGCCTATCAAAATGGGCAGTTCCCATCGATGTCAAATGGCGCTATATCCAAATATCGATACAATCCCCAGCAGTCGTGGTTAGCCAACTGGAATCGGACCTCGCAAGAAACTAGCGGCCCTACTCGTGGGATAGTCTTGTCTTTTCCTGATGCGCATGCCTCCCTTGTCGTTAGGCTCTTAAAAGTACTTGAGCACCAAGGGAATCGACTTCCGATCCAGATCATTCATAAGGGTGATTTATCAGACTATTCAAGATCTTTAATATCTCGGTCACTACCGCCAAATCAAAGACTATGGTTTGTCAATGTCAAGCCAATGCTTGACCCACATTTTATTGACgacttttctttgtacCGAAACAAGTGGCTGGCCATGATTTTCAATACTTTCTCTACACCCATCTTTATTGATGCAGACGCTGTTTCTGTGCAACCAGTCGAGGACTACCTACAATCTGAGGCGTACGTAGAGTCTGGAActattttcttcagagaCCGCGCTTTTGCACATAAATTCGACTACGAATATTGCGTTCCACTCCTTAAAGCCTTGCAGCCAAGTCGGTTAGAAACACTGTATTTTGGTCAGAGAAGGTTGATCGACGAACAACTCATGATGTCTGATAGTACCTCTCTAGAACAAAGGATTGTTCAAAGTTTCTTTGTGGGTGGACAACGTCACCAAATGGACAGTGGACTCTTGGCGGTTGACAAGTCAAAACATCTTATGCCACTCATGGCGGGGGTTTTTCTAAACCTGGCGCCgaaactttcaaaatgtaCGCATGGAGACAAAGAGACGTTCTGGCTTGCGTTTTTGTTGACGAACCATGCTTACAGATTTCATCCAGAAGAGGCTAGTGCAATCGGAGAAGATGACGGTTCTGGCGAGGTTTGCTCTGTCCAACTGGGGCATACATCTTCTCATGGAACCTTGCTTTGGTTTAACAGCGGGTTTAGAGTGTGTAAGTTTGCAGACGCGATTGATACCGATTGGGAAGGATATCCAAAAGAGTATTTGCACGAAACATTTGCCTCCatccaagaagctcgagAGTATTACGAGTCCATGACAAATATAAAAGCGGCAGTCCTTCCCGACATATCCGTGAACCCATGGACTGGAGGATTCGCGGACCTTTGTATCGGATACAGGTACTGTGCTAGAGTATCTCCAGGAAGTGGGCAGCTTATCAATTTTAATGCTGaagagcagaaaaagatgCGGGAGATCGGCAACGCCTGGATGAGCGCTACGGAAGCTGAATTGAATTTTCGCGCCTGA
- a CDS encoding uncharacterized protein (weakly similar to uniprot|Q12274 Saccharomyces cerevisiae YOR097C Hypothetical protein), producing the protein MDQAKDALSAYYKRLEAAVGESSFKDVHLPSFLLGCFATILLLVLEPVFKALVGGILVSVVTVVKYLVVVGGVVLCGLILTSKGTAQEASQPEPLVDPRDHFIKNASPDDLNVVGYNEMKTGRRRRKPKPVKNTYDTFVRQAGGT; encoded by the coding sequence ATGGATCAGGCTAAAGATGCCCTGAGCGCTTATTATAAGAGGCTGGAAGCGGCTGTGGGAGAGAGCAGCTTCAAGGATGTCCATCTCCCATCATTTTTACTGGGTTGCTTCGCAACTATACTATTATTGGTGCTGGAGCCAGTTTTCAAAGCGCTTGTTGGAGGAATCCTTGTAAGTGTGGTTACTGTGGTGAAATACCTGGTCGTTGTTGGCGGGGTTGTTCTCTGTGGGTTGATTCTGACATCGAAAGGCACCGCTCAGGAAGCGTCGCAGCCCGAGCCGCTAGTAGATCCGCGCGATcacttcatcaaaaacgcgAGTCCCGATGACCTCAACGTGGTAGGGTACAACGAAATGAAGACGGgaagaaggaggaggaagccTAAGCCCGTAAAAAACACGTACGACACGTTTGTGCGCCAGGCGGGCGGCACGTAG
- the KTR1 gene encoding alpha-1,2-mannosyltransferase KTR1 (similar to uniprot|P27810 Saccharomyces cerevisiae YOR099W KTR1 Alpha-1 2-mannosyltransferase involved in O-and N-linked protein glycosylation member of the KRE2/MNT1 mannosyltransferase family): MQLNGKDGARRALGAACIVAITLWVLVRGASIGGSSAQRTSTVVKHTDGFKYRKVAQPKYTGPKEKATFVTLARNQDLYSLLGSIASIEDRFNSKFQYDWIFLNDEEFSEEFKRVTTAMVSGQTKYGLVPEEHWSYPSWIDKGKAAAVREEMREKKIIYGDSESYRHMCRYESGFFYRHELLQDYDWYWRVEPDTRIYCDVDYDVFKFMRDNGKKYGFTISLKEYVGTIETLWNTTLEFTEKNPSLVHPNNMMDFISDDGGLSYNLCHFWSNFEVGWLDLWRGPAYSAYFDHLDHAGGFFYERWGDAPVHSIGAALFLDRSEIHHFGDLGYFHIPFHACPIDLNTRLENRCNCDPNQDFTWKGYSCTSKFYTVSGKDRPAGWQKYAD, encoded by the coding sequence ATGCAGCTGAACGGCAAAGATggagcgcggcgcgcgctAGGAGCTGCGTGCATTGTCGCAATTACATTATGGGTCTTGGTCCGTGGAGCGTCCATCGGAGGCAGCTCTGCGCAGCGCACGAGCACTGTTGTGAAACACACAGACGGGTTCAAGTACCGCAAGGTGGCACAGCCTAAGTACACAGGACCCAAAGAGAAGGCCACATTTGTGACTCTGGCGCGGAACCAGGATCTTTACTCGCTGCTCGGGTCCATCGCAAGCATCGAGGACCGGTTCAACAGCAAGTTCCAGTACGACTGGATTTTCCTGAACGACGAAGAGTTCAGCGAGGAGTTCAAGCGGGTGACCACAGCAATGGTCAGCGGTCAGACCAAGTACGGTTTGGTGCCAGAAGAACACTGGTCCTACCCTAGCTGGATTGACAAGGGAAAGGCGGCAGCAGTGCGCGAGGAAATGCgcgagaagaagatcatctACGGTGACTCGGAGTCGTACCGCCACATGTGCCGGTACGAGTCCGGGTTTTTCTACAGGCACGAACTGCTCCAGGACTACGACTGGTACTGGAGAGTGGAGCCCGACACCCGTATCTACTGTGACGTGGACTACGACGTGTTCAAGTTCATGCGCGACAACGGCAAGAAATACGGCTTCACCATCTCTTTGAAGGAGTACGTCGGCACGATTGAGACGCTGTGGAACACCACGCTGGAATTCACGGAGAAGAACCCCTCGCTTGTGCACCCCAACAACATGATGGACTTTATTTCGGACGACGGCGGCCTGTCATACAACCTGTGCCACTTCTGGTCCAACTTCGAAGTCGGCTGGCTGGACCTGTGGCGCGGACCGGCCTACTCCGCCTACTTCGACCACCTGGACCACGCGGGTGGCTTTTTCTACGAACGCTGGGGTGACGCGCCCGTGCACTCGATCGGCGCCGCGCTGTTCTTGGACCGCTCCGAGATCCACCATTTCGGTGACCTGGGATACTTCCACATTCCATTCCACGCGTGCCCAATTGACTTGAACACGCGTCTCGAGAACCGCTGCAACTGCGACCCCAACCAGGACTTCACCTGGAAGGGCTACTCCTGCACTTCCAAGTTCTACACTGTGAGCGGCAAGGACCGGCCTGCGGGCTGGCAGAAGTACGCGGACTAA
- the CRC1 gene encoding carnitine:acyl carnitine antiporter (similar to uniprot|Q12289 Saccharomyces cerevisiae YOR100C CRC1 Mitochondrial inner membrane carnitine transporter required for carnitine-dependent transport of acetyl-CoA from peroxisomes to mitochondria during fatty acid beta-oxidation) gives MSATLEQDSADLEARLASTPPEAHAVRDNLKSLAAGGVGGVCAVLTGHPFDLIKVRCQSGQASGALDAGKRVLREARAQPGALPLNQMRGFYRGVVPPLLGVTPIFAVSFWGYDVGKRLVAWGNSPAPEIAGAAVARSLTTGQLALAGFLSAIPTTLVTAPTERVKVVLQTSDSGSFVGAAQKLVREGGVRSLFQGTLATLARDGPGSALYFASYEVCKRYLSGTNAATAASEPLSVASVCLAGGAAGMSMWIGVFPIDTIKTRLQSGSGAQTMAQATREIYGRGGIRAFFPGLGPALLRSFPANAATFLGVELTHELFKKYNV, from the coding sequence atgtctGCAACACTAGAACAAGACTCGGCGGACTTAGAGGCTAGATTAGCATCTACTCCGCCAGAAGCGCACGCCGTGCGCGACAATCTAAAATCACTTGCCGCTGGCGGCGTTGGTGGCGTCTGCGCTGTACTAACAGGCCACCCTTTTGACCTGATCAAAGTACGCTGTCAATCTGGCCAGGCTTCGGGAGCACTTGACGCAGGTAAGCGCGTCCTGCGTGAGGCGCGCGCTCAGCCTGGTGCGTTACCCCTGAACCAGATGCGCGGCTTCTACCGCGGCGTTGTGCCGCCACTTCTGGGCGTCACGCCGATTTTCGCAGTGTCATTCTGGGGATATGACGTGGGGAAGCGCTTGGTCGCCTGGGGTAACAGTCCCGCACCAGAGATCGCTGGTGCCGCTGTCGCTAGATCGCTAACCACGGGACAACTGGCTCTGGCCGGATTTCTGTCGGCTATTCCTACGACCCTCGTGACCGCGCCTACGGAGCGGGTGAAAGTAGTGCTACAGACGTCGGATAGCGGTTCTTTTGTGGGAGCGGCCCAGAAACTCGTGCGCGAAGGCGGCGTGCGCTCGTTGTTCCAAGGCACGCTGGCGACGCTAGCGCGCGACGGGCCTGGGAGCGCGCTGTACTTCGCGTCGTACGAGGTGTGCAAGCGGTATTTGAGCGGAACCAACGCGGCCACGGCCGCGTCGGAGCCGCTCAGCGTCGCCAGCGTATGCTTGGCAGGTGGCGCGGCAGGGATGAGCATGTGGATCGGCGTGTTTCCAATAGACACGATCAAGACGAGGCTGCAGTCAGGCTCCGGCGCGCAGACAATGGCGCAGGCTACGCGTGAGATATACGGGCGCGGCGGGATCCGGGCGTTTTTCCCGGGGCTCGGCCCGGCTTTGCTGCGCAGCTTCCCGGCCAATGCAGCTACGTTTCTCGGCGTGGAACTTACGCACGAGCTGTTCAAGAAGTACAACGTGTAG